aaaacatgttaagaaaagcaatgcataaaaactagattgactcaaaacaataaagcaaaacacacaagtaatgcaaacacaaaaatagagggagagaaagaaagtgactaaatcacttaaatcctttttccttccacaccttgaaataacctttccttttagcgaacccttgaaccggcagtgagggggaagaattacaaccattcaagttcgaaaggaacatgaaggctttgagaagatctctaagagcagcaagagaggatggaaactaatTCTAATTTCCCGATGAGATCATACTGTTGCTTTGTTGAATGGCTAGCCACTTATAGTAATTAGGTCGAGTACGTCCGATTACTCCACAATGATggcagagatgctgcttcttctgattagacttttgagcatttcccttcttagccctagggtttttagtttctatCTTAATAAGCTTAGGGGATGCTCCTGAGATAAATTTACCCTtctctatgttctcactagctatcacagttttgacatcattgttcttagattcaacattattagcgGGAGAAataaaaacagtagtactagaggaAGTagtattaggagaagagaaatcataccatAAACCAGTTCGATTAGAAGCAGATTTCTAAAggctaagcatctcatcaagctttgcacttgaagtcctctctAGCTAAGCTCTGACTTGAAACAACTccacttcaagcttcttggtcttatcagctaagaaattgttctcaaacctcagtgctccaataatttgattggcttcatcaaactttgtagagatttcttctcgttcaagctccacatcactgagcttcttggtggctaacCTATACAACTTTTCATACTTTTcggagaccttgtataactttgcataggctgtgtgaatgtcatcttgctcatccatcttcttaaactttgactccaccaagtcctcttcttcatccacatcttctacaattccctcagtaggattgatagtggcagtgaaggcatttaggattccgtTATCCTCATTTTCAGAATCAACCTCAGGTTCGGCGTCACTGAATGTAGTAGCAAGTtccttacttttcccaatggtcttgagatacgtaaggcactcttgtttcatgtgtccaaagccttgacacccgaaacacttagGTCCTGAGGAAACAATGTACTGACCtccatccttagcatccttcttccctttgtcttgactTTTAGACTGAGAATAACTaaattgcctacggtccttatTGAAGCCCTccgcattggcattcttcatgaacttcttgaattgccttgtgatgtaggacttcattttagaatgttcatcatctgaagactcATTCGTGTCACTGCTTTTAGCCTTCAGTGTCATGCTCTTACCCTTACTTGATTTcccaatccttgtcaaacccaactcataggtttgcagattgccaaccagctctatcaatgatcttggcatgaaatctctcaggtAAAGATCTGAGTACCTTtttcacaatcttgggttcaggaatggtttccccaagattaaaggctgagttcactatgtccttgagcttggcatagaactcattaaatgactcatcctcctccatcttgatctcttcaaagcttgtagtgaATCTCTGAAGCTTCAAGTCCTTGACAGTCTTGATTctctcataggttgtctggaggatggtccatgcttccttcgcAATTtcagtagaggatatcttcttgaactccttatttgtgaccgcactaaataaagcattcaatgccctactcttgaagtttgccaccttgatcttagcaCCATCCCAATCGGTCGGCGCTTCCTTCAgtttggtccagcctatctccacagcttgccacactttctcatctaaagactgcaagaaagctctcatgcgtaatTTCTAGTATgcatcaaggaagtcaatactgtaccggtttggcttgcggtacgatatatttcgggtacCAGTCAATACCGATATACCGTTTCGAGTTTACtactattttttactattttatacaatatacaaaGTTATATTTCTAATAACTCAATATATCACTTTggcaactttttatattttttatggagttatcaacatatatatatatatatatatatatatatatatatataaaataatcaaacacCCACCAAACTCAATAAATGCCAATCCCACATGTCAAAAGATTGTGACACCAATTCAAACTAATATCTTCTGATGCTTTGAGAAAATCAAAAGGCAAGCTACTATTTACATCTGAAAAGTCTTTTCTTGGGCAGAGTGGTTTGAAAAACTGAGAAAAgtttcaagagagagagagagagagagagaaagagaaagttaGACAgccacaaagagagagagaaagaaagagagaggagaagatgAAGATAAAGATGAAGATGCAGTAGTAGCAGCCAAATCAGTCCACACCCCCGACTTGAGGTTGAGAATGTAGAGATCATCGTCGGTGGAAGGTGAGAGTGACAaagaaacatttttctttttcggGTCTGGTATGCATTTACCAGCTGGAATCCGATATTTCCTCCGGTATGACCGAAATGACCCGGTATGGGCCGGTATATTTCCCAGTATGAAACAACCTTGTTTCTGTACTAGCCAAGATACCGAAACGGTAAATACctgccgtaccggccggtacggtacgaaaCAAACTTCcttagtatgcatagttagtgtcatcaaataaaggaggtatgataagagactgtcctctatccgtgacaaacaggggtcaatggatcacatagcaaatattaaaacctaatcagagtgtgcctgctctgataccacttgataggccaagaatatattgaccccttgtgatgaattaaccaattaattagtcaagttgattaattaatcatattaacatacaatatacgtggcagcacaaacaaattaccaactaaaataaaatgcagcggaaaataaagtagacacggtgatttgtttatgaataaagaaaacctccaaggcaaaaactccaccggttgattttaaggtcaccactcccgagaatctactattatcacaacaagtaattacaagtaaaggaatctcagtaccttataccaatctacagttgaacccttaccacaatacacaattggacttgttccgtagtaacaatctctcctttaatgcacggctcccagtacataACTAACCAATaaatgcgcggatcccagtattcgacttaatcaccaacttgagaaagatgttggctgcaaagttcttcatttcatcaacaCGATCAAGATCATGAAGCTGCTTGGTCATAAAACCTAGCAGTGTACAAAAGTGgtaacttcttcaagagaaagaagaactaagGCAAATTAAGTTTCCGGTCGCAATTTGTATGAACGactctttgcttcacactcgtgcaattgtgcaacttgtgacgacccttaaaaataatctttatatatgtttaaggttgtgagaaaagaaagttcAAACATCTATTCACacattggatgaaaatcagaactgaaaatctatttttcataaatctcaatagataccctatctatcgagcagctgtcgagcattaggctaaaacagttttttaaaccttgatagatactaactatcgagatttaaaaaccagcacttcttcatttgtttcttggacaaattcGCATgtctttaacacttgatcttgaaaccttgttccttgaagtattaaacacatcctaaatctaccaaattacaagtaaagtgtgttttgtcaaaggattagccaatacatgataaAATTTGTTCCTAACATAAATctcatatgtcctaacactaaTATTGTGCATTTGGATGATTCAAAAAGTTATATAAACATGAGTTTATGCATTAATTTGTGATGTTTCTTTTGGGAAATTTTACACCTTCGAGgttttgaaatccaatttttgaataaatgagcattttttttttcctcctatgtatgtgtgtgttttaatgTGCGCTATATATGTGTTCCagtttttggtattattcatttATGAGAGATGGATGTTATTGTGTTAATGTTATAGGAGTCTAACACTAATAAACCTTAATGCCATTTGATTTTCATAGGAATTGAAACTTCATGGAATATGTTAGTGTATTgggaaaaattttcaaatcataGCATCTAGATAGAGATGGTTTCTTCGAATAGAATGGTACCCCGTGCATAGCCGAGTCTTAAGCTAGTGAAAATAATGGCAAGACTTCTACTGCTAAGGAAGTCGACAACTTCAGCCAAGAATCCATGCAATAAATCTACAACATTTAATGCAAGCTTGTGATATTTCTTCACGCATGCTATTTGTTGGATTGCCAATCTTGGGCTTGGTTGAATATCAAGTTACCAACTTTTGACAATTCAAGTCATTCCAACAGTTTAACAAGCTCATTTCATTTGGTTGGAAacttgatgaaaaatattttgaagtgTACTAACTCTAATAAAGAAATCTTAAGTAGGAGAAAGTATCTCATGCGCCCAACGCATGAGACATCTCTCTCACTGACAGGTGGGCTCCACACTAATAAAGAAATCTTAAGCAGGAGAAAGTATCTCATGCACCCAGCGCATGAGACATCTCTCTCACTGACAGGTGGGCCCCACACTTGTGGGACCCACCTATCAATGAGAGGGATGGCTTATGTGCCGGGCACATATAAGATTTTTTCCTTAAGCTGTTAGGAAAAGTTTGAGGTCATGCATAAGGTGAATCCTATCATGATATTCTAAAGAACTCTAGCGAAAATTGTCTTACCCATTCTACACATCCCCCAACTCCTATAATGTAAACATCATCTGGAGTGCAAATCTTCAGCACTCAATTAGAGGGACTAGTGCGTCTTTTAGGGCTAGTGGTATAGCAGGTGGAGGAAGATCCTCCATCCATACTTGGAATGATTTAACATTCCATGCATATTGAGCTAATGCATGTGCCACCCGATTACAACTTTCATTTACAAACGTGAAATTACACCTCTTGAAACTTACTGTATGGAGCCTCACATCAGCAACTAGATGCCCTATTGACACTGAATTAGAATTCCCCGTCTGAAGAGCCTGCATTAGCATCTGACAATCTCCTTCTAATACCACCTGACGCAGGCCATGTTCTCTGGCAAAAATTATGGCTCTTCTTGCTGCAATAGCCTCCACAACCCCCGGTATTTGTTTTCGAGGACCTCTCAATTTCTCACTCAAAGCCGCCGTGATTCGTCCTTCACTGTCTCGAATAACAATACCAACGCATATCTTCTGAGATTCTGGAAATACAACTCCTTCAAAATTTACTTTAAAGACATTAGTTTCTGGAGGTGTCCATCTCGCTACTGGTGGTTGAGGTTGCCCCTGTTTTTCATCCTTTAACCACACTAACTCTGCTTTAATTGACCCCACTTCCGAACCCACCCTTGTCTTATTTCTACTCAGCCAAACCAGCCACAGTAGATGAGCAAAAAACTCTGCCTCATCTTGATTCTTTTCGAGTCCAATCCACACCAGTTCTTGTTCATCTCCAAAATGACGTCCCAAAAGAGAATCTAGCATAATACTCTTTTGCCAAACTTCCCTGCCTTGTGGTTGTGGACAAGACCACAAAGCATGCACAGCGTCCTCAATACTAGTGGTTTTGCATTTGCAGGGCTCACAGCCGAGGTTTCCCACTTTTTTCCGCCTGAACAGAGCCTTTAACCACATATCCATTAACCATATCATGTCCTTTAACCACACTAACTCTACTTCAATTGACCCCACTTCGGCaccaaccttttttttatttctcctcAGCCAAACGAGCCACAGTAGACGAGCAAAAAACTCAGCCTCATCTTGATTCTGTTCAAGCCCAGTCCACACCAGGTCTGGTTCATCTGCAAAATGACGCCCCAGAAGAGAATCTCGCATATTACTCTTTTCCCAAACCTCCCTACCTTGTAGTTGTGGACAATACCACCAAGTGTGCACAACATCCTCAGTACTGGTATTGCAGCAGGGCTTAGATCTGGGGTTTTCCACTATTTTCCTTCTTAACAGAGCCTTCTTAGATGGTATAATATCTCCACATGACCTCCATAAGAATGTTTCCATTTTATTTAATATCACGTTCACAATGTTTTGGACACATTCTGCCTCAGACCTGtaatggagagagaaagagaacaaGTATAAGCTGCGATTCTAAATCGGCTATGACAGGatccaaaattataatttagtaGGTATATGGAATTCAGTTTAGTTGGTAAAAACTGAAATTGGGACCCATATATGTAATTGAATGCTTAAAGctaaaatttaaagaactaCCCTCATAAGATCATTCACAGTGGGAATGGCATATATAATATGTTGGTAGTATTTAGCATTTAAGCCCTAAAACTCCCCAACAGCCGATCTTGCAAAACCTaactattacaaaaaaaatttgcaattgtctAAATGTAAAATTGCACTATAGCACAATTGTAAAactaaataatagttttttattcaatctaactttttctctctttattttatgtgtttttcaaCTCCTCTCTTCGATCTTGCACAacagcctctctctctctcatcacatCTCTGTCACAGTGGGCATATTCTAGCATGGGTCTAGCTTGGGTTGCTCAAGCTCGCCGATGATGGGCTGTGATTCTTGCCGATGATGGGTTGCTCAAGCTCAGTGAAGATGGGCTGGGTTTTCTATCTTGTGGTGCGATGGAGGAAACATTGTTCTAGTGGCAACAGTGGTGGTGTTGATCTAGCGGCGGCGGTGCGATGTGGGTTTGGTCGAGATTTTGCTTAACAACTGTTTTGGTTTTGATCGAGGTTgatctaggtttttttttttaatatgggttTTTGTTCCAGTGGGATTTTGGTGTgcagtggcagtggcagtggTGGCGTGGTGGTCATGGTGGAGGTGCAGTGGTGGTGACTGGGAAGTGGAGGTGCAATGCTAGAGGTTGAGGGAGCTTGTGAGCTTGTGAGACCCACTAATACTAGCGATGACAAGTTGTTGATGAGGAACTGAGAGTGAGTGAGAACCAGAGAGAAGCTTTATTGGTTTGGGTTAGACGAAACAAATGGGaaaacacaaagaaagaaaaaacaaaaatgaagatgGAAGATAAAGGAGAAGAAGGTGAAAAGTAAAAGAATGAATGAGTCAGGAAGATACATATGCGTGTGGAGgaaaaaattgggaaaaaacaaaaaagaaaaaaatatattttattgtgtagatatattattttaatgagtagaataggaaaataaaagttgggatgttaggtgtgttgtaaaatggtatggtataattgataaagtagctttttgggatggtaaaataggataggatAAGATTTTGGGATGGGGATGCTctaagagcattcccatcaaacattctaaaaaatttaacatttactacctcaaaacactacttttacaattttaacatctcattttacaatatctcaaacatcaaacattctattttttttacaatttcatttaaatattctttcttttaatatttttttcatttttattattatttctcactctccctctGCCTCTCTCTCCCACTGTATCTCCATCTTTCTCAACCCGGTCTAGAAGTTTCTCCCACCTCCATGCCCTGAGCTTTTCACCTCTAACCACGGCACtcaacaacattaaaaaaaatataaaaaaatataaaaaaatcccaCCCACCACGCGGCCTGAACCCACAACAACCAACCACCAAATCAATCAACCCACACCCATAAGCCAAAGCCGCCCCAATCAACTTATACCCTCGACCATAAAACAACTCAAGGCTACCGAAACCCACCCACAACCCAGATTCGATTTTACAAAACCCACCCACTCATACCCACGACTCAAGGCTTGCGATGGCTCCGGCGAGGCGATCTTGAAGAGCCGGTGAAGCGATCTTGCGGGGCGGGCCAAGGTGATCTTGAAGAGTGTGAGGCTTGCAGTGGCTTCGGCGAGGTAGACCGTCGGAGACGAAAAGCATAGAGGGAGAAGAAGAGCACAGAGAAAGAGGCAGAgagaaacagaaaaagaaaaagaaaaatagacctggagagagagaaagaaagagacatGAGAAtaaaaaaccactttttttttgcaATCCAAGCTACAGTGAGCTTGTATTGATACAAGCTCACTGTAGCAGTATGCCAAAACTTTTGCCATTTGATATTTTTGATGGAGTggtttttttggtgttttgatggtAAAATTTAGCATATACCCCTTTTAGCATCCTTAATGGGAAATGCTCTAAGTGTTGcattttagttaattttaacAATACAATTATGGATTGTTCATTGGCCCACTTCTTAATTTCCACATATTATTGTGTTTGAAAGTTCCTAGGTTTTACATACTTTGCATCAGTTCATGCAAAAGtttctatctattttagcataaaaacctattttatctattttacataatcacctctcaaaaacatttatatcaaattatttactTTACACTACAATttattaatacacacacacacacacacatatatatatattaataactatCTCGCTACATGaataaagaaattattaaaaaatagatttacaTGTAAACAGTAATTGCACTATTACTGTAGcaacaatgtaaatttacacaattttagcTTATTGATGTGAGTGATTTTTGGGGATAGATGTACTAAATTTAATCATTATGCTATTATACATTGCTAATGCGAGTGCTCTTAGCGTTCCATTCCTTAACAACATGACACcttaatttaatgtaaaatctatatattttcaatatatatattttgccatTTGCCAATGTATTACAACTATCATTATGGCCATCCTCGCTATATATGTAGTTATGTATACAATATATTATAGTGGAAGTTcaataataattcaaattagATTCTAATATCGTTCTAAACTTgagtaaaatgtcattttaattagatttcataTGCTCTATTTACGTgcaattttcctaaaattaaaaCTACTCTAGTCTGTTTAGAACTACATCAAGCCTAATCAAAAccacttcttcttttctttttttgatgagtaAAAACCACTTCGAAGCACACTGAAAATTATAccttctaatttattttaactattccaagttttttttaattaaaaaaattaaattaaaaaaaaaactatcttatctatattataaactattattaattcaagtatgaaattcaatgaaaatttttaatatattcaaaaaatttgatattccTTTTCAATATATCTTTGTAATAAcccaattttaataattttttaaaaatatataaatcttttttttagagataaaaaatatataaatctttGAATAAATTACTTACatgacaataacaaaaattacgtTATGACATAATAATTAAGTGTATAAACAATTCAGCAATTCTTTTAGACTAtaatagagaaaataataatgaatacTTACATACTCTAGCAAAAATGTGGTCCATACAAGATTTTTTCAAGAATTAACAAAAGTTCTAGAATGAACATCAATAGTATTATTAAAATTAGGTAGAGATATTTAAAACGCATCTAAGTTTATCCTTAAATATGTCTTTACCTATACAGGGAGTTCCAAGCTAGTaaacaaattaatttgaagctcttttttcaataaaattttatttttctcaattcatttatttaattatcattAACTCCTTCActactttataatttatatgtatGGGCTAAGgacaatataattttaaaagatatCCATATGttaatcacct
The sequence above is drawn from the Castanea sativa cultivar Marrone di Chiusa Pesio chromosome 5, ASM4071231v1 genome and encodes:
- the LOC142633645 gene encoding uncharacterized protein LOC142633645, giving the protein MILWCPNEVTLVGLLRRDSMASSRTSSSSSSSPSSSFTPQWTYDVFISFRGRDTRNGFTDHLYTALKHKGIFTFRDDEKIERGKLISPEISKAIEESRFAIVVLSKNYASSTWCLNELAKIIKCRKETGITILPVFYYVDPSEVRKQTGTFAQAFVKYEKDLKELTKKVQTWKVALREVANLSGWHLQDRSEAECVQNIVNVILNKMETFLWRSCGDIIPSKKALLRRKIVENPRSKPCCNTSTEDVVHTWWYCPQLQGREVWEKSNMRDSLLGRHFADEPDLVWTGLEQNQDEAEFFARLLWLVWLRRNKKKVGAEVGSIEVELVWLKDMIWLMDMWLKALFRRKKVGNLGCEPCKCKTTSIEDAVHALWSCPQPQGREVWQKSIMLDSLLGRHFGDEQELVWIGLEKNQDEAEFFAHLLWLVWLSRNKTRVGSEVGSIKAELVWLKDEKQGQPQPPVARWTPPETNVFKVNFEGVVFPESQKICVGIVIRDSEGRITAALSEKLRGPRKQIPGVVEAIAARRAIIFAREHGLRQVVLEGDCQMLMQALQTGNSNSVSIGHLVADVRLHTVSFKRCNFTFVNESCNRVAHALAQYAWNVKSFQVWMEDLPPPAIPLALKDALVPLIEC